Proteins encoded within one genomic window of Flavobacterium oreochromis:
- a CDS encoding macro domain-containing protein — MLASCYKNCLDLAEANQLKTIAFPNISTGIYRFPKQEAAKIALETVKSYSFENIEEVIFVCFDDENYEIYEELLNKNELP; from the coding sequence AATTGTTTAGACCTAGCCGAAGCAAACCAACTAAAAACGATTGCTTTTCCTAACATAAGTACAGGAATATACAGATTTCCAAAACAAGAAGCTGCAAAAATCGCTCTAGAAACAGTAAAATCATATTCGTTTGAAAATATAGAAGAAGTGATATTTGTTTGTTTTGATGATGAAAATTATGAGATTTATGAAGAGCTTCTAAATAAAAATGAATTACCATAA